The Vibrio tubiashii ATCC 19109 genome has a segment encoding these proteins:
- a CDS encoding threonine/serine exporter family protein, producing MASKQRAVSRLIAQAGQMLLAHGAESTLVGDLMRRFGFAAGMDEVEVSLSASSLVVTTVYQEHCITTARRCPDRGINMRAITQVQRICIMLERGIIDYSLAQQQLDKISPERYNRWLVVFMIGLSCAAFSHLAGGDWVVFAMTFIASSVGMVVRQEIGHRHFNPLMNFTATAFVTTVVSAQAVIYELGNSPSLVMASSVLMLVPGFPLINSVADMLKGYINMGIARFVMASLLTLATSLGIVAAMSLVGVWGWVV from the coding sequence ATGGCATCTAAACAACGGGCGGTGTCTCGTTTAATCGCCCAGGCTGGGCAAATGCTTTTGGCGCATGGTGCTGAAAGTACCCTCGTTGGCGATCTTATGCGCCGCTTCGGTTTCGCCGCTGGAATGGATGAAGTTGAAGTTTCATTATCTGCAAGTTCATTAGTTGTCACTACGGTTTACCAAGAACACTGTATTACTACCGCCCGTCGTTGCCCTGATCGCGGTATTAATATGCGCGCAATCACTCAGGTGCAACGAATCTGCATTATGCTCGAACGTGGCATTATTGATTACTCTTTAGCTCAGCAGCAGCTAGATAAGATTAGCCCTGAACGATACAACCGCTGGTTAGTTGTGTTTATGATCGGGTTGTCATGCGCTGCATTCAGTCATTTAGCGGGTGGTGACTGGGTTGTGTTTGCGATGACTTTTATTGCTTCATCGGTCGGCATGGTGGTAAGACAAGAAATTGGTCATCGCCATTTCAATCCATTGATGAACTTTACCGCGACGGCATTTGTGACCACTGTAGTTTCAGCGCAAGCGGTTATCTATGAGCTGGGTAATTCTCCCTCTCTGGTGATGGCCTCTTCGGTTTTGATGCTCGTTCCCGGCTTCCCTCTAATTAACTCAGTCGCAGATATGCTTAAGGGCTATATCAATATGGGCATAGCACGCTTTGTGATGGCGAGTTTACTGACTCTGGCGACAAGTCTCGGTATCGTCGCAGCGATGAGTTTAGTTGGTGTATGGGGGTGGGTAGTATGA
- a CDS encoding threonine/serine exporter family protein has protein sequence MISFDLILGLLNDMLFAAIPAVGFALVFNVPQKALIYCALGGAIGHGSRYLMMHFGIPIEWATFFAAMIVSMVGIHWSARFLAHPKVFTVAALIPMVPGVFAFKAMIALVELNHRGYSPELVAMLMENFLKAMFIIAGLAVGLAMPGLLFYRRKPIV, from the coding sequence ATGATCTCATTCGATCTTATATTGGGCTTACTCAATGACATGTTGTTTGCTGCTATTCCCGCAGTCGGTTTTGCCTTGGTGTTTAACGTGCCACAAAAGGCGTTAATTTATTGTGCTTTGGGGGGAGCTATTGGTCATGGTTCGCGTTATTTAATGATGCATTTTGGTATTCCCATTGAATGGGCGACTTTCTTTGCGGCTATGATCGTCAGTATGGTCGGTATTCATTGGTCAGCGCGCTTTTTGGCTCATCCGAAAGTGTTTACTGTCGCGGCTCTGATTCCAATGGTACCAGGTGTATTTGCCTTTAAAGCGATGATTGCCTTGGTTGAGCTGAATCATCGAGGGTACAGTCCTGAGCTTGTGGCGATGCTGATGGAAAACTTCCTTAAAGCAATGTTCATAATCGCGGGATTAGCAGTTGGCTTAGCCATGCCTGGGTTGCTATTCTATCGCCGCAAACCTATCGTTTAG
- the folA gene encoding type 3 dihydrofolate reductase: MIISMIAAMANGRIIGKDNQMPWHLPADFAWFKRSTMGKPVVMGRKTYDSIGRPLPGRQNIVISRNASLVIEGVDTVISIEEALQVAGDVEEVMIIGGGTIYEACLPKANKLYVTHIEAEIQGDTQFPAWGDEFKETYSESYSADEKNAYNMRFVVLERS; this comes from the coding sequence ATGATCATCAGCATGATCGCCGCAATGGCCAATGGTCGCATTATCGGCAAAGACAACCAGATGCCATGGCATTTACCGGCTGACTTCGCTTGGTTTAAGCGTTCAACAATGGGTAAACCGGTTGTGATGGGACGTAAAACCTATGACTCGATTGGACGTCCTCTGCCGGGTAGACAAAATATTGTGATTAGCCGTAATGCGTCTTTGGTGATTGAAGGCGTTGATACGGTAATTTCTATTGAAGAAGCACTGCAAGTGGCTGGAGATGTTGAGGAAGTGATGATCATTGGTGGCGGTACTATCTATGAGGCTTGCCTTCCTAAAGCCAATAAGTTGTATGTCACTCATATTGAAGCTGAGATTCAAGGTGATACTCAGTTCCCAGCATGGGGTGATGAGTTTAAAGAAACTTACTCCGAGTCTTACTCTGCTGATGAGAAGAACGCCTACAATATGCGTTTTGTCGTATTGGAAAGAAGCTAG
- the apaH gene encoding bis(5'-nucleosyl)-tetraphosphatase (symmetrical) ApaH — MATYIVGDLQGCLDELLLLLDKVAFDSTQDTLWIAGDLVARGPKSLETLRFVRSLGSSAKVILGNHDLHLLAVSLGLFKVKNKDKTAPIFAADDKQQLLDWLREQPLLAEHNEFVMCHAGISPQWSLEQARQAASEVETILRSERWPWLIENMYSNQPALWQDSLQGIERYRYIINAFTRMRFCSADSRLDMDCKLPPNEINNDNLIPWFKVKDRVQLEKTVLFGHWAALDGYAGEEVIGLDTGCVWGGHLTMLRWEDKQFFTQKALS; from the coding sequence GTGGCTACATACATTGTCGGTGACCTACAAGGTTGCCTTGATGAGCTCTTATTATTGTTAGATAAAGTCGCTTTCGACTCGACGCAAGACACACTGTGGATTGCTGGCGATCTCGTTGCCAGAGGGCCAAAATCGCTTGAGACACTACGTTTTGTACGCTCTCTAGGTTCCTCTGCCAAAGTCATTTTAGGTAACCATGATTTGCATCTTCTTGCGGTCTCGCTAGGGTTGTTCAAAGTTAAAAACAAAGACAAAACTGCACCTATTTTTGCTGCCGATGATAAACAACAGCTGCTTGATTGGTTAAGAGAGCAACCTCTGTTAGCCGAGCACAATGAGTTTGTTATGTGTCATGCTGGCATCTCCCCTCAGTGGTCTTTAGAACAAGCGCGCCAAGCAGCAAGTGAAGTGGAAACCATATTACGTAGCGAAAGATGGCCTTGGCTGATTGAAAACATGTACTCCAATCAACCTGCTCTTTGGCAAGACTCTTTACAAGGTATCGAGCGCTACCGTTACATCATCAATGCTTTTACCCGGATGCGTTTTTGCTCGGCCGATAGCCGATTAGATATGGACTGCAAACTGCCGCCGAACGAAATTAACAACGACAATCTCATTCCTTGGTTCAAAGTCAAAGACAGAGTGCAGCTCGAAAAGACAGTACTATTTGGTCACTGGGCAGCACTTGATGGGTATGCCGGAGAAGAGGTAATTGGCTTAGATACTGGCTGCGTCTGGGGCGGTCATCTAACTATGCTGCGATGGGAAGACAAGCAATTCTTTACTCAAAAGGCGTTATCTTAA
- the apaG gene encoding Co2+/Mg2+ efflux protein ApaG yields the protein MEATPCIKVQVHTKYIPDQSQPDAKRYVFAYIITIKNLSQQSVQLISRRWLITDANGKQMTVEGEGVVGQQPVISASDEYTYNSGTVIETPVGVMQGQYIMHDQDGNEFIVEIEPFRLAIPNILN from the coding sequence ATGGAAGCTACCCCTTGTATTAAAGTCCAAGTCCATACCAAATACATTCCTGACCAATCTCAACCTGATGCAAAACGCTACGTTTTTGCCTACATCATTACGATCAAAAATCTTAGCCAACAATCCGTCCAACTTATCAGCCGACGCTGGCTGATTACTGATGCCAATGGCAAGCAAATGACCGTTGAAGGGGAAGGCGTGGTTGGTCAACAACCCGTTATCTCAGCTAGCGACGAGTACACTTATAACAGCGGTACGGTGATCGAAACCCCTGTTGGCGTGATGCAAGGACAATACATTATGCATGACCAAGATGGCAATGAGTTCATCGTTGAGATTGAACCATTTAGACTCGCCATCCCCAATATTCTTAACTAA
- the rsmA gene encoding 16S rRNA (adenine(1518)-N(6)/adenine(1519)-N(6))-dimethyltransferase RsmA gives MRNDVHLGHKARKRFGQNFLNDPYIIDGIVSAINPKPGQNLVEIGPGLGAITEPVGKEVDKFTVIELDRDLAERLRNHPELGDKLTIHEGDAMRFDFTQLVKPNNKLRIFGNLPYNISTPLMFHLFEFHKDVQDMHFMLQKEVVNRLAAGPGTKAYGRLTVMAQYFCKVVPVLEVPPTAFVPPPKVDSAVVRLVPYEEIPHPVTSLKWLDRVCREGFNQRRKTVRNCYKALLSAEILEQLGVNPSMRPENLTLEQFVDMANWLDANHQ, from the coding sequence ATGAGAAACGATGTCCACTTAGGACACAAAGCAAGAAAACGCTTTGGTCAAAACTTCCTAAATGATCCTTACATCATTGATGGAATTGTCTCTGCAATTAACCCAAAACCTGGTCAAAACTTGGTTGAGATCGGTCCTGGTCTAGGTGCGATTACTGAACCAGTAGGTAAAGAAGTCGATAAGTTTACAGTTATTGAGCTTGACCGCGATCTGGCAGAGCGTCTACGCAACCACCCTGAATTAGGTGACAAGCTGACTATTCATGAAGGCGATGCAATGCGCTTCGACTTCACTCAGCTAGTAAAGCCAAACAACAAGCTGCGTATTTTTGGTAACCTACCGTACAACATCTCTACGCCATTGATGTTCCACCTATTTGAGTTTCATAAAGATGTGCAAGACATGCACTTTATGCTGCAAAAAGAGGTAGTTAACCGTTTAGCAGCAGGCCCAGGAACTAAAGCTTACGGCCGTTTAACCGTAATGGCTCAATACTTCTGTAAGGTTGTTCCGGTGCTAGAAGTTCCACCAACTGCATTCGTTCCGCCACCAAAAGTGGATTCTGCTGTGGTACGCCTTGTTCCTTACGAAGAGATCCCTCACCCTGTGACAAGCTTAAAATGGCTTGATCGCGTGTGTCGTGAAGGCTTTAACCAACGCCGTAAAACAGTTCGCAACTGTTATAAAGCACTACTTAGTGCTGAGATTCTTGAGCAACTCGGAGTTAACCCAAGTATGCGTCCAGAGAATCTCACCCTAGAACAATTTGTTGATATGGCCAACTGGCTAGACGCCAACCACCAATAA
- the pdxA gene encoding 4-hydroxythreonine-4-phosphate dehydrogenase PdxA, with protein MTVKRIIVTAGEPAGIGPDLVLALSKENWSHQIVVCADKQMLAERAAQLGICVELIDYQADSAVVAQKAGTLVVDHIPLANPAVAGQLDEANGQYVLKTLERAALGCMNNEFDAIVTGPVHKGVINRAGVAFSGHTEFFAEKSNTPLVVMMLATEGLRVALVTTHIPLAYVSQAVTEERLEKIIDILNKDLVEKFAISSPKIYVCGLNPHAGEDGVLGMEEIETITPTLNRLRQEKGINLIGPLPADTIFNEKYLQDADAVLGMYHDQVLPVLKYKGFGRSVNITLGLPFIRTSVDHGTALDLAGTGNADTGSFRTALAHAIELVDKKSN; from the coding sequence ATGACCGTTAAGCGCATTATTGTGACTGCAGGTGAACCTGCAGGAATTGGCCCGGACTTGGTGCTTGCTCTTTCTAAAGAGAATTGGAGCCATCAAATCGTGGTCTGCGCAGACAAACAGATGCTAGCTGAGCGCGCTGCTCAGCTTGGTATTTGTGTCGAATTAATTGACTATCAAGCCGATAGTGCAGTGGTCGCTCAAAAAGCGGGAACCCTAGTGGTTGACCATATCCCTTTAGCTAATCCTGCCGTTGCAGGCCAGCTCGATGAAGCTAACGGTCAATATGTATTAAAAACATTAGAAAGAGCCGCATTGGGCTGTATGAACAATGAATTTGATGCTATTGTCACCGGCCCTGTGCATAAAGGGGTGATAAACCGTGCTGGTGTCGCATTTAGCGGTCATACAGAGTTCTTCGCTGAGAAGTCCAACACACCACTTGTGGTAATGATGTTAGCGACCGAAGGACTTAGAGTAGCCTTGGTCACCACACACATCCCACTCGCTTATGTATCGCAGGCAGTAACAGAAGAAAGATTAGAGAAGATCATCGACATCCTAAACAAGGATTTGGTGGAAAAATTCGCTATATCTTCGCCTAAAATCTACGTATGTGGCTTAAACCCGCATGCAGGAGAAGATGGTGTGCTCGGCATGGAAGAGATTGAAACCATCACTCCAACTCTGAACAGACTGCGCCAAGAGAAAGGTATCAACCTAATTGGCCCTTTGCCTGCAGATACCATCTTCAATGAAAAATATTTGCAAGATGCCGATGCAGTGCTCGGGATGTATCACGATCAGGTACTTCCTGTATTAAAATATAAAGGCTTTGGCCGCTCGGTGAACATCACCTTGGGCTTGCCGTTTATAAGGACCTCCGTTGATCACGGCACCGCACTTGACCTTGCAGGGACTGGCAATGCGGATACAGGAAGCTTTAGAACGGCTTTGGCTCATGCGATTGAGCTAGTCGATAAAAAATCGAATTAA
- the surA gene encoding peptidylprolyl isomerase SurA produces the protein MKFWKHTLLTLLTASAISPVQAEPVPLDKVAVIVNEGVVLQSDIDVSIKTLKANAKKNGQQLPDEDVLIEQVTEKLIVDTIQQQEAERIGVRIDDNRLNEAITEIAKNNNQTVEQLSASIAEEGLSYAEFREQIRKEIAASEARNALVRRRINILPAEVDNLANILAQETNATVQYKIGHIQLRVDDGDDKSAIEAEANQLVKELKNGADFSTMAYTYSKGPKALQGGDWGWMRKEEMPTIFADQINLQNKGSIIGPFRSGVGFHIIKIEDVKGLETVAVTEVNARHILIKPTVILSDEGVQNDLNEIIRRIKAGETTFGEMAQQYSQDPGSAAQDGELGYQTSDLYVPEFKHQVDTLPVGQISEPFKTVHGWHIVEVIDRREVDRTDSALKNKAYRILFNRKFNEEASAWLQEIRASAFVEVVEEEDQDDR, from the coding sequence ATGAAATTTTGGAAACACACTTTACTTACCTTGCTAACGGCGAGTGCAATCAGCCCAGTTCAAGCAGAGCCAGTGCCTCTAGATAAAGTGGCAGTGATCGTTAATGAAGGCGTGGTACTGCAAAGTGATATCGATGTCTCAATTAAAACGCTTAAAGCCAATGCAAAGAAGAACGGCCAGCAGCTGCCTGATGAAGATGTGTTAATTGAGCAAGTTACCGAGAAGCTTATCGTTGATACGATTCAACAACAGGAAGCGGAACGTATTGGTGTACGTATCGATGACAACCGCCTCAATGAAGCAATCACTGAGATTGCTAAGAACAACAACCAAACGGTTGAACAACTTAGCGCTTCAATTGCAGAAGAGGGCTTAAGCTACGCGGAATTCAGGGAACAAATTCGCAAAGAAATTGCAGCTAGTGAAGCACGCAATGCACTGGTACGACGTCGCATAAATATCTTACCAGCGGAAGTAGACAATCTAGCCAATATTCTTGCTCAAGAAACCAATGCAACAGTTCAATACAAGATCGGCCATATTCAGCTACGCGTAGATGACGGCGATGATAAATCAGCGATTGAAGCAGAAGCCAACCAACTAGTTAAAGAGTTAAAAAACGGCGCCGATTTCAGCACTATGGCTTACACCTACTCAAAAGGTCCTAAAGCGCTACAAGGTGGTGATTGGGGCTGGATGCGTAAAGAAGAGATGCCAACCATCTTTGCTGATCAAATTAATCTACAAAACAAAGGTAGCATTATTGGCCCATTCCGCAGCGGCGTTGGTTTCCACATTATCAAGATCGAAGACGTTAAAGGTCTAGAAACTGTCGCGGTTACCGAAGTCAATGCTCGCCATATTCTTATTAAGCCAACCGTCATTCTTAGTGATGAGGGTGTACAAAACGATCTTAATGAGATCATTCGTCGTATTAAAGCTGGCGAAACAACCTTTGGTGAAATGGCACAGCAATACAGCCAAGATCCTGGTTCTGCGGCTCAAGATGGTGAGCTAGGCTACCAAACTTCTGATCTTTACGTCCCTGAATTTAAACACCAAGTTGATACTTTACCTGTCGGCCAGATTAGTGAACCATTTAAGACCGTTCATGGTTGGCATATTGTTGAAGTTATCGATCGCCGTGAAGTTGACCGCACTGACTCAGCACTGAAGAATAAAGCCTACCGAATTCTGTTTAACCGCAAGTTCAATGAAGAAGCGAGTGCTTGGTTACAAGAAATCCGTGCCAGTGCCTTCGTCGAAGTGGTTGAGGAAGAGGACCAAGATGACCGTTAA
- the lptD gene encoding LPS assembly protein LptD — MLRFPRTLLAASISAAFVVPQTQAETMSDDSVQELPTIDQCLINEPEAENPNQLPVNVEADSLEAINGDKATYRGNVVVVQGKKRMLADNVTMHQQENIVVAEGNVTFSDGEVKTISEKATNNLNTEEVTLENTNYKFLCEPGRGEAVYVAKTGKAVYEIEDGTITSCPEGDSSWRMRASSIDIDQNEEEAIFYNPRFEILNVPVFYMPFLTVPIGDTRKTGFLYPKVSYGSRDGFEMEVPVYWNLAPNYDLKTTFKHMQNRGNQLDSEFRYLSDLGYSTIKSEYLVDDKKNPELGDRWGFQWQHSGIYQQNWKFEVDYSKVSDISYFSDMDSSIGKQEDGQLIQEGRASYRSENWDASLLARDFQALTPGATPYRLLPQLSFNYYAPELMRYLDFDMISHISRFDTDAKGQPSATRVHVEPGLTIPVGTTWGTWTTEARLLGTYYQQDLDGVDTTSGNKTTNPYYGLEETASRVIPEFRTHAGVVLERDTVIFDNYTQTLEPQVQYLYVPDKDQTSIGKYDTTLLQTDYYGLFRSRKYSGVDEIKDANQFSYGASTRFFDDAYKERLNISFGQIFYLERDNKAPGSKSNFSAWAVEMDFNYDDYLFYHGGVQYDIESSELQLGNSTLEYRFSGGYIQGNYRYVTREYIEATLGDSIGNLDSITKDGISQAGLLAGYQITRKWNASAQYFYDLTTENALEWLGQINYTSDCWYIGFTYSNKLQTWNNLGTGGFPNSPNATPQYENNFSLNFGIIGFGTSIGSGSGLAGLDDAGNSLGYGRPFSLSN; from the coding sequence ATGTTACGTTTTCCCCGCACCTTGCTAGCCGCTTCAATCAGTGCTGCTTTCGTAGTGCCTCAGACTCAAGCAGAAACTATGTCAGACGATAGTGTGCAGGAATTGCCCACTATAGATCAATGTCTGATCAATGAACCTGAAGCAGAAAATCCAAATCAACTGCCTGTTAACGTTGAAGCAGACAGCTTAGAAGCCATTAACGGCGATAAAGCGACCTATCGTGGTAATGTGGTTGTTGTTCAAGGCAAAAAACGTATGTTGGCTGATAACGTCACCATGCATCAACAAGAAAACATTGTTGTTGCAGAAGGGAACGTAACCTTTAGTGATGGTGAAGTAAAAACCATCTCTGAGAAAGCCACCAATAACCTCAACACTGAAGAAGTCACGCTAGAAAATACCAACTATAAGTTCCTGTGTGAACCGGGGCGTGGTGAAGCAGTATATGTTGCGAAAACAGGTAAAGCGGTATACGAAATCGAAGACGGCACTATCACTTCTTGTCCAGAGGGAGATAGCTCATGGCGTATGCGTGCTTCGAGCATCGATATCGACCAAAATGAAGAAGAAGCGATTTTCTACAATCCTAGATTCGAAATTCTGAATGTTCCTGTTTTCTATATGCCATTTTTGACTGTACCCATTGGTGATACGCGTAAAACAGGCTTCCTTTACCCAAAAGTCTCCTACGGGTCAAGAGATGGATTTGAGATGGAGGTGCCAGTCTACTGGAACCTAGCGCCTAACTACGATTTAAAAACCACCTTTAAACATATGCAAAATCGCGGCAACCAACTAGATAGTGAGTTCCGCTATTTATCAGATTTGGGCTACAGCACGATTAAGTCTGAATACCTGGTTGATGATAAGAAAAACCCAGAGCTTGGCGACCGTTGGGGTTTCCAATGGCAACACTCAGGCATTTACCAACAAAACTGGAAGTTTGAAGTTGACTACTCCAAAGTCAGTGATATCAGCTACTTTTCTGATATGGACTCCAGTATTGGTAAGCAGGAAGATGGTCAACTGATCCAAGAAGGGCGTGCATCTTATCGTTCAGAAAATTGGGATGCGTCACTATTGGCGCGAGACTTTCAAGCGTTAACACCAGGTGCTACGCCTTATCGTTTGTTACCTCAGCTGAGCTTTAATTACTATGCACCAGAACTGATGCGTTATTTAGACTTCGATATGATCAGTCATATTTCACGCTTTGATACTGATGCTAAGGGTCAGCCTTCTGCAACTCGCGTCCATGTTGAACCAGGCTTAACCATTCCCGTTGGAACAACTTGGGGTACGTGGACGACAGAGGCTCGCCTGTTAGGAACATACTACCAGCAAGATTTAGACGGGGTAGACACCACTTCTGGTAACAAAACAACAAATCCTTATTACGGCCTGGAGGAAACAGCCTCACGAGTAATCCCCGAGTTTCGAACTCATGCAGGGGTCGTGCTAGAAAGAGATACGGTTATTTTTGATAATTATACTCAGACGCTTGAGCCACAAGTGCAATACTTGTATGTGCCTGATAAAGATCAAACCAGCATTGGTAAATACGATACCACCTTGTTACAAACCGATTACTATGGTCTGTTCCGTAGCCGTAAGTACAGCGGTGTGGATGAAATCAAAGATGCCAATCAATTTAGTTATGGTGCCTCAACACGCTTCTTTGATGACGCCTACAAAGAGCGTCTTAACATCTCCTTTGGCCAAATTTTCTATTTAGAGCGAGACAACAAAGCCCCTGGTTCGAAATCTAACTTCTCTGCTTGGGCAGTAGAAATGGACTTTAACTATGACGACTACCTTTTCTACCATGGTGGTGTGCAATATGATATCGAGTCTAGTGAACTTCAGCTTGGTAACAGCACCTTAGAATATCGCTTTAGTGGCGGTTACATCCAAGGTAACTACCGCTACGTAACGCGAGAGTACATTGAAGCGACACTAGGGGACAGTATTGGCAACCTCGATAGTATTACCAAAGACGGGATTTCACAGGCAGGGCTTTTAGCTGGTTATCAAATTACTCGCAAGTGGAATGCTAGCGCTCAGTATTTTTACGATCTAACCACTGAAAACGCTCTTGAATGGCTAGGTCAAATTAACTATACCTCAGACTGTTGGTATATCGGCTTTACTTATAGTAACAAGCTACAAACATGGAACAACCTTGGTACTGGTGGCTTCCCTAACTCACCAAACGCGACGCCACAATATGAAAACAACTTTAGCTTAAACTTTGGTATTATTGGTTTTGGCACAAGCATTGGTTCGGGTTCAGGTTTGGCAGGTCTTGATGATGCTGGTAACTCTCTAGGTTATGGTCGCCCATTCTCTTTAAGTAACTAA
- the djlA gene encoding co-chaperone DjlA has product MHIFGKILGTFFGFLFGGPFGAVFGLFIGHQFDKARRLRQAGFNSSFGNGPSQAERQEEFFKAAFAVMGHVAKAKGQVTREEIQLATTMMERMNLHGQQRKAAQEAFREGKESDFPLETVLERVRISSAGRFDLMQFFLELQISAAFADGDIHPSERNVLHKIARGLGFSSEQLEQRLRMQEAAFRFQQGGFGGQSSGGHSHQSGGSWQQASTADQLSDAYKLLGVDGSADSKTVKRAYRKLMNEHHPDKLMAKGLPPEMMNVAKEKAQEIQNAYDLIKKAKGF; this is encoded by the coding sequence ATGCATATTTTTGGCAAAATTCTCGGCACATTCTTTGGTTTCCTATTTGGAGGCCCATTTGGTGCTGTATTCGGTTTATTTATAGGCCACCAATTCGATAAAGCGCGCCGTTTACGTCAAGCGGGCTTTAATTCTAGCTTCGGCAACGGGCCAAGTCAGGCTGAGCGACAGGAAGAGTTCTTTAAAGCCGCATTTGCGGTGATGGGCCACGTCGCAAAAGCGAAAGGACAAGTGACGCGAGAGGAAATTCAGCTTGCGACCACCATGATGGAGCGCATGAATCTTCATGGTCAGCAGCGAAAAGCTGCGCAAGAAGCTTTCAGAGAAGGCAAAGAAAGCGACTTCCCACTTGAAACAGTATTGGAAAGAGTGCGAATTTCATCTGCTGGTCGATTTGACCTGATGCAATTCTTCTTAGAGCTACAAATTTCTGCAGCCTTTGCCGATGGTGATATTCACCCTAGTGAGCGTAACGTACTGCATAAAATTGCTCGCGGGCTTGGGTTTTCCTCAGAGCAGCTTGAGCAACGTTTACGTATGCAAGAAGCAGCGTTTCGATTCCAGCAAGGAGGGTTTGGTGGTCAGTCGAGTGGCGGACATTCTCATCAGTCAGGGGGAAGTTGGCAACAAGCGTCTACTGCGGATCAACTCAGCGATGCCTATAAGCTGCTCGGCGTTGACGGCAGTGCAGATTCGAAAACAGTCAAGCGAGCGTATCGTAAGCTGATGAATGAACATCACCCAGACAAGCTGATGGCAAAAGGTTTACCGCCTGAGATGATGAATGTTGCTAAAGAAAAAGCGCAAGAAATCCAGAATGCTTATGACTTGATCAAGAAAGCGAAAGGTTTCTGA
- a CDS encoding HD-GYP domain-containing protein, with product MEVTSREVEANITCHHLLNRQLAHIQERIKVHLPKLDKICFALYDTREHLLRSYADSSSLSLSLIHFEAPLSSLPYLKQCIESRTATILPDIDCLRSSPYINSLIEDGYQSSVAIPTFNAQQFRGFVFLNSHHKDAFSESGIEAVKPYLNMLEATIFSEYQLVDRLVEKANKLVAHSPVYQRESISHKQRVSSYANVIALELADRYDFDDEFVEHLTLLSQYHDLGKVMISPELLCKQQALAAEEVAELRRHVIYGEDLVAKFITELEADNHRSAQLFRDIVSFHYEFLDGSGYPHQLCAGAIPISAKIVCVANIFDALTTHKPYKQACSVPYALLELEKMVFDNKLDTDCVNALRKHQAQLDTIIQRYPERDPLEGLY from the coding sequence ATGGAAGTTACATCTAGGGAAGTAGAGGCAAACATCACTTGCCATCATCTGCTTAATCGGCAGTTAGCTCACATCCAGGAGCGAATAAAAGTCCATCTACCAAAGTTAGATAAAATCTGTTTTGCACTGTATGATACTCGAGAGCATCTGCTTAGAAGTTATGCCGATAGCTCTTCTCTGTCGTTGAGCTTGATACATTTTGAAGCTCCACTGAGTTCACTACCGTATCTAAAGCAGTGTATAGAAAGTAGAACAGCGACGATCTTGCCTGACATCGATTGTTTGCGTTCTTCCCCTTATATCAACTCACTTATCGAAGACGGTTATCAATCTTCAGTCGCTATCCCTACGTTTAATGCTCAGCAATTTAGAGGCTTTGTGTTCCTTAACTCTCACCACAAAGACGCATTTAGTGAAAGTGGGATTGAAGCTGTTAAGCCTTACCTTAACATGCTTGAAGCGACCATATTTTCTGAGTATCAGTTGGTTGACCGGTTGGTCGAAAAAGCCAACAAGCTGGTGGCGCACTCCCCTGTGTATCAAAGAGAATCAATTAGCCATAAGCAGCGTGTTTCAAGCTACGCTAATGTCATTGCTTTAGAATTGGCGGATAGATATGACTTTGACGATGAGTTTGTGGAGCACTTAACTTTGCTCTCTCAATATCATGATTTGGGTAAAGTAATGATATCACCTGAATTACTTTGTAAGCAGCAAGCGCTTGCAGCGGAAGAAGTCGCTGAGTTACGTCGCCATGTTATCTATGGTGAAGATTTAGTAGCGAAATTTATCACTGAGCTTGAAGCTGACAATCACCGCAGTGCTCAGCTGTTTCGCGATATTGTTTCTTTTCACTACGAATTTTTAGATGGGAGCGGTTACCCTCATCAATTGTGTGCCGGAGCGATTCCTATCAGTGCGAAGATAGTGTGTGTTGCTAACATATTTGATGCCCTTACCACCCATAAACCCTATAAACAGGCTTGTTCCGTGCCGTACGCTCTTTTAGAGCTGGAGAAAATGGTTTTTGATAACAAACTAGATACGGATTGTGTCAACGCTTTACGTAAGCACCAAGCCCAACTTGATACGATCATCCAACGTTATCCAGAGAGAGACCCATTAGAAGGGCTGTATTAG